The Dehalococcoidia bacterium genome contains a region encoding:
- a CDS encoding SurA N-terminal domain-containing protein: MAEQDAEQTQAAGSVSTAEEMAAAVRQGGNAAEHAATATETMASAAAEPDVVDAVVDEPTELTDEPADAEGEDEALAAEYAPDDEDAAGGEDEEQVEERIVVVRRGLFYALAGLAAVAIIALAAGNIYQWRSHSGSPTVATVDGSKITRADYDKAVAQGDGGDILDNLINTRLVENDAAKKHVGATPDEIDAKVKETKAQLGSDDAWQQALAAQHLTELEARDLLRIDILLDKLTADKAQVTDADVQQFFDQNKDTQFKGQTIDQVKDQIKQQLTSQKQGQARSDYLDSLKNGAKIVKKLPGARS; encoded by the coding sequence GTGGCGGAACAGGACGCTGAGCAGACGCAGGCCGCGGGCAGCGTGAGCACGGCCGAGGAGATGGCCGCGGCCGTCCGGCAAGGTGGGAACGCCGCCGAGCACGCGGCGACCGCGACGGAGACCATGGCGAGCGCCGCCGCCGAGCCGGACGTGGTGGACGCCGTGGTGGACGAGCCCACCGAGCTGACGGACGAACCGGCGGACGCCGAGGGAGAAGACGAGGCGCTTGCGGCCGAATATGCGCCGGACGACGAGGACGCGGCTGGCGGTGAAGACGAAGAGCAGGTGGAAGAGCGCATCGTCGTCGTGCGGCGTGGCCTGTTCTACGCGCTGGCCGGCCTGGCGGCCGTGGCGATCATCGCCCTGGCGGCGGGCAACATCTACCAGTGGCGATCGCACAGCGGCAGCCCGACCGTGGCCACGGTGGACGGCAGCAAGATCACCCGCGCCGACTACGACAAGGCGGTGGCCCAGGGCGACGGCGGCGACATCCTCGACAACCTGATCAACACGCGGCTGGTGGAGAACGACGCGGCGAAGAAGCACGTCGGCGCCACGCCCGATGAGATCGACGCCAAGGTCAAGGAGACGAAGGCCCAGCTCGGCTCCGACGACGCCTGGCAGCAGGCGCTGGCCGCGCAGCACCTGACGGAGCTCGAGGCGCGCGACCTGCTGCGCATCGATATCTTGCTGGACAAGCTCACGGCCGACAAGGCGCAGGTGACGGATGCCGACGTCCAGCAGTTCTTCGACCAGAACAAGGACACGCAGTTCAAAGGCCAGACGATCGACCAGGTCAAAGACCAGATCAAGCAGCAGCTCACCTCGCAGAAGCAAGGCCAGGCGCGCTCCGACTATCTCGACAGCCTCAAGAACGGCGCCAAGATCGTGAAGAAGCTGCCGGGGGCCCGATCCTGA
- a CDS encoding HRDC domain-containing protein, protein MAPSIVRSAGALAEAAASLGRLPSIAVDTEADSLHSYWHQTCLLQISSAEQDYLIDPLAVDPAPLAALFAAAGVEKIMHAGENDVRVLKRDFAFSFANLFDTMVAARILGYPRWGLADLLRDAFGVTLDKKYQRYDWAQRPLPPEALHYAAMDTHYLPALREKLGRELHAGGHEEEAAEEFARIAATPPSERGFDPDDFWRVKGAYDLEPAQRPILRELYQFRDEQARRLNRPPFRVMPDHTLIAVAQAGPGTQQALAALPGVSPFIAQRYGRALLAAVQRAAGQPPIRAPRGGRPDEAALARYDALRAWRNARAAQRKVEGDVIVGNSVLKALAAAPPADAAALSAGGLLGPWKLRTYGEEILAALRAAPRR, encoded by the coding sequence GTGGCGCCGAGCATCGTCCGCAGCGCCGGTGCCCTGGCCGAGGCCGCGGCCAGCCTGGGCCGCCTGCCCAGCATCGCCGTCGATACCGAAGCCGACAGCCTGCATTCCTACTGGCACCAGACCTGCCTGCTGCAGATCTCGTCCGCCGAGCAGGACTACCTGATCGACCCGCTGGCGGTGGACCCGGCGCCGCTGGCGGCGCTGTTCGCCGCTGCCGGCGTCGAGAAGATCATGCACGCGGGCGAGAACGACGTGCGCGTGCTCAAACGCGACTTCGCCTTCAGCTTCGCCAACCTGTTCGACACGATGGTGGCGGCGCGCATCCTCGGCTATCCGCGCTGGGGGTTGGCCGATCTGTTGCGCGACGCCTTCGGCGTGACGCTGGACAAGAAGTACCAGCGTTACGACTGGGCGCAGCGCCCGCTGCCGCCGGAGGCGCTGCACTACGCCGCGATGGACACGCACTATCTGCCCGCCCTGCGCGAGAAGCTTGGCCGCGAGCTGCACGCCGGCGGCCACGAAGAAGAGGCCGCGGAAGAGTTCGCCCGCATCGCCGCCACGCCGCCCTCGGAACGCGGCTTCGACCCGGACGATTTCTGGCGCGTGAAGGGCGCCTACGATCTTGAGCCGGCGCAGCGGCCGATCCTGCGTGAGCTGTACCAGTTCCGCGACGAGCAGGCGCGGCGCCTGAACCGCCCGCCCTTCCGCGTGATGCCCGACCACACCCTGATCGCCGTCGCGCAGGCGGGGCCGGGCACGCAGCAGGCGCTGGCGGCGCTGCCCGGCGTCTCGCCCTTCATTGCACAGCGCTACGGCCGGGCGCTGCTGGCCGCGGTGCAGCGCGCGGCGGGCCAGCCGCCCATTCGCGCCCCGCGTGGCGGCCGGCCGGACGAGGCCGCGCTCGCCCGCTACGACGCCTTGCGCGCCTGGCGCAACGCCCGCGCCGCGCAACGCAAGGTCGAGGGCGACGTGATCGTCGGCAATAGCGTGTTGAAGGCGCTGGCCGCGGCGCCGCCCGCCGATGCCGCGGCGCTTTCGGCCGGCGGCCTGCTCGGTCCCTGGAAGCTGCGTACGTACGGCGAGGAGATCCTGGCAGCCCTGCGCGCGGCGCCGCGCCGCTGA
- a CDS encoding MFS transporter: MAVASTALVTGRPAPAAMPDPRRWWALAALSLALFMALLDNTVVNVALPHIQTSLHTSISGLQWVVSGYSLVFGALLITGGKFGDLLGRRRVFVAGLVVFTSASALCGLAPNLNALHAFRAIQGIGGAAIFPLTLAIINETFEGRERALAISIWGAISGVAIALGPVVGGVLVDHVSWRAVFFVNVPIGIFVAGLALYAVHESRDTSSKGRIDWAGTLLSSAALFAIIYALIQTGNTGWDWGTRNNVLTLGAGAALVLAFIVTELSIMNRGGEPMVDLRFFRNLSFSGANAVSFLVSLGMFGSFFYASIYLQDVLGYSAMGAGLRILPIAAGIMVGAPLSGQLAEKIGPRWPMGVGMAVAGVGVLLWAGLMGPRAGYNNFVVAFPIFGFGMGLVFPAIGTAVLNAVPREKSGVATGINDMSREVGGTFGIAVMAAIFNPAYHSGLVTETAKAGLPASVATALNSGAQAASSSAGQLPAELAVRVHGALQAAFSGAMVDVLRVGAVLLLLGSATAFALMGRARGAQPAEAGDPAEDLEYAAAD; this comes from the coding sequence ATGGCGGTAGCGAGCACCGCGCTCGTCACCGGCCGGCCCGCGCCGGCCGCAATGCCAGATCCGCGTCGCTGGTGGGCGCTCGCCGCCCTCAGCCTGGCGCTGTTCATGGCGTTGCTGGACAACACCGTCGTCAACGTCGCCCTGCCGCACATCCAGACCAGCCTGCACACCAGCATCAGCGGTCTGCAGTGGGTTGTCTCCGGCTACTCGCTGGTCTTCGGCGCGTTGTTGATCACGGGCGGCAAGTTCGGGGATCTCCTCGGCCGCAGGCGCGTCTTCGTCGCCGGCCTGGTGGTCTTCACCAGCGCCTCGGCCCTCTGCGGCCTGGCGCCCAACCTGAACGCGCTGCACGCCTTCCGCGCCATCCAGGGTATCGGCGGCGCCGCGATCTTCCCGCTCACCCTCGCTATCATCAACGAAACGTTCGAGGGCCGCGAGCGGGCGCTGGCGATCTCGATCTGGGGCGCGATCTCCGGCGTGGCGATCGCCCTCGGCCCGGTGGTCGGCGGCGTGCTGGTCGACCACGTCTCCTGGCGCGCCGTCTTCTTCGTCAACGTGCCGATCGGCATCTTCGTGGCCGGCCTGGCGCTGTACGCGGTGCACGAGTCGCGCGACACCAGCAGCAAAGGCCGCATCGACTGGGCCGGCACACTGCTCAGCAGCGCCGCGCTGTTCGCGATCATCTACGCCCTGATCCAGACGGGCAACACGGGCTGGGACTGGGGCACGCGCAACAACGTGTTGACGCTGGGTGCGGGCGCGGCGCTGGTGCTCGCCTTCATCGTGACCGAGCTCTCGATCATGAACCGCGGCGGTGAGCCGATGGTGGACCTGCGCTTCTTCCGCAACCTCAGCTTCAGCGGCGCGAACGCCGTCTCCTTCCTGGTCAGCCTCGGCATGTTCGGTTCGTTCTTTTACGCTTCGATCTATCTGCAAGACGTGCTCGGCTACAGCGCCATGGGCGCCGGCCTGCGCATCCTGCCGATCGCGGCGGGCATCATGGTCGGGGCGCCGCTCTCCGGGCAGCTCGCGGAGAAGATCGGGCCGCGCTGGCCGATGGGCGTGGGCATGGCCGTGGCGGGCGTCGGCGTGCTGCTCTGGGCCGGACTGATGGGGCCACGCGCCGGCTACAACAACTTTGTCGTCGCCTTCCCGATTTTCGGCTTCGGTATGGGGCTCGTCTTCCCGGCGATCGGCACGGCGGTGCTGAATGCGGTGCCGCGTGAGAAGAGCGGCGTGGCCACCGGCATCAACGACATGAGCCGCGAGGTCGGCGGCACCTTCGGCATCGCCGTCATGGCCGCCATCTTCAACCCCGCCTACCACAGCGGCCTCGTGACGGAGACGGCGAAGGCCGGACTGCCGGCAAGCGTGGCGACGGCGTTGAACAGCGGCGCCCAGGCCGCGAGCAGCAGCGCCGGGCAACTGCCCGCGGAGCTGGCAGTGAGGGTGCACGGCGCCTTGCAGGCCGCCTTCTCCGGCGCCATGGTGGACGTGCTGCGCGTGGGCGCCGTGCTGCTGCTGCTCGGCTCGGCCACGGCCTTCGCGTTGATGGGCCGCGCCCGCGGCGCCCAGCCGGCCGAAGCGGGCGATCCGGCGGAGGATCTGGAGTACGCCGCGGCGGACTGA
- a CDS encoding TetR/AcrR family transcriptional regulator, producing MSSASGVSAVGAPVLGLAHVRQRDAAATRERLLAAAEAQFAAHGLAGSRVDEIARAAGVNVQLIYRYFGDKAGLHRAAFDRTLGRLARHLDGPLLDGGAGADPRAAFTHHIGRYLDFVWNDPTYARLGLWALAEGTDPHDGEHGSGLAELERQSEAAVASGIASGLLKPETAADLFCTTLISLSLGQFGLITTCGVCGGQSRLQAPGQRELLRDVVVGAMLGAFGR from the coding sequence ATGAGCAGCGCGAGCGGAGTCTCTGCCGTTGGAGCACCCGTGCTGGGCCTGGCGCACGTGCGCCAGCGCGACGCCGCCGCCACGCGCGAGCGCCTGCTGGCGGCGGCGGAGGCGCAGTTCGCGGCGCACGGCCTGGCCGGCAGCCGCGTGGACGAGATCGCCCGCGCCGCCGGCGTCAATGTGCAGCTAATCTACCGCTACTTCGGCGACAAGGCGGGCCTGCACCGCGCCGCCTTCGACCGCACCCTCGGCCGCCTGGCCCGGCACCTGGACGGGCCGCTGCTCGACGGCGGCGCGGGCGCCGACCCGCGCGCGGCGTTCACCCATCACATCGGCCGCTACCTGGACTTCGTCTGGAACGATCCGACCTACGCGCGCCTGGGGCTCTGGGCGCTGGCCGAGGGCACGGACCCGCACGACGGTGAACACGGCTCCGGCCTGGCCGAGCTGGAGCGCCAGTCCGAGGCCGCGGTCGCCTCCGGCATCGCCAGCGGCCTGCTGAAGCCCGAGACGGCGGCCGATCTGTTCTGCACCACGCTGATCTCGCTCTCGCTCGGGCAGTTCGGGCTGATCACCACCTGCGGCGTCTGCGGCGGGCAGTCGCGATTACAGGCGCCCGGGCAGCGCGAGCTGCTGCGCGACGTGGTGGTCGGCGCCATGCTCGGCGCCTTCGGGCGGTAG
- a CDS encoding EAL domain-containing protein, translating into MQPGDADFGLLSSRICEGVIVADADSGRILLWNPAAEAIFGRSASEALGLRLDELLPLRLNAGQPAGTPIDTGPPTALTVRSKDGAAIAIEITLAAGEAPARHVIAIVHELGERGRTGAEQPARPAEQPHRVQQAEPRVATVLERMSDAFFALDREWRFTYVNGRAERLLGRARADLAGRSIWEEFTAFRATALFQELQRAAAEGISVHFEESLPATGAWFAIHAHAADDGISVYLQDVSERHRADEDLERLSLHDTLTDLPNRTLLQDRLEQAIHVAQRQGDSLALLFLDLDRFKEINDTFGHHAGDLILREVGRRLPQVLRESDTVARLGGDEFAVVLPEASAATAHIAAEKLLMALARPCVIEGYRLDVGGSIGIALYPEHAGDAVNLMRYADIAMYAAKRSGAGMALYSPDVDWHSPGRLALLSELRHAIVANELLLHYQPVVRFATGHTTRVEALVRWQHPRYNLLTPDQFVPLAERTGLINDLTRWVLTAGIGQCAAWRRQGLNTGLAVNLSARNLHDPDLPQLIDALLREHGLPAASLKLELTESSIMADPDAALIVLQHLRGTGVRIAIDDFGTGYSSLAYLHRLPVDEIKIDKSFVLDMATNENDAVIVRSAIELAHALGLQVVAEGVEDAETWARLARLGCDAGQAYYVAPPMPAEEMSRWLGQPGRLAPAAAEA; encoded by the coding sequence GTGCAGCCCGGAGACGCTGATTTTGGGCTTCTCAGCTCGCGCATCTGCGAGGGCGTGATCGTCGCCGACGCGGATTCGGGCCGCATTCTGCTCTGGAACCCGGCGGCGGAGGCGATCTTCGGCCGCAGTGCAAGCGAGGCGCTCGGTCTCCGGCTGGATGAGCTCTTGCCGTTGCGGCTCAATGCGGGGCAGCCGGCGGGCACGCCGATCGACACAGGCCCGCCGACCGCACTCACCGTGCGGTCCAAAGACGGCGCGGCGATCGCCATCGAGATCACGCTGGCGGCGGGGGAGGCGCCGGCCCGCCATGTGATCGCGATCGTACACGAGCTGGGCGAGCGCGGGCGCACCGGCGCGGAACAGCCCGCCCGCCCCGCCGAACAGCCACACCGCGTTCAACAGGCGGAGCCGCGCGTCGCCACCGTGCTCGAGCGCATGAGCGACGCCTTCTTTGCGCTCGATCGCGAGTGGCGCTTCACTTACGTCAACGGGCGGGCCGAGCGGCTGCTGGGCCGCGCCCGCGCCGACCTCGCCGGGCGCTCGATCTGGGAGGAGTTCACGGCGTTTCGGGCCACCGCGCTCTTTCAGGAGCTGCAGCGGGCCGCGGCCGAGGGGATCTCCGTCCACTTCGAAGAGAGCCTGCCTGCCACCGGCGCCTGGTTTGCGATCCACGCCCATGCCGCGGACGACGGCATCTCGGTCTACCTGCAGGACGTCAGCGAGCGCCATCGCGCCGACGAGGACCTGGAACGGCTGTCCTTGCACGACACGCTGACGGACCTGCCCAACCGCACGCTGCTGCAGGACCGGCTGGAGCAGGCGATCCACGTGGCCCAGCGCCAGGGCGATTCGCTGGCCTTGCTCTTCCTCGACCTCGATCGCTTCAAGGAGATCAACGACACCTTCGGCCACCACGCCGGCGATCTGATCCTGCGGGAGGTCGGCCGGCGGCTGCCGCAGGTGCTGCGCGAATCGGACACGGTGGCGCGGCTCGGCGGCGACGAGTTCGCCGTGGTGCTGCCCGAAGCCAGCGCCGCCACGGCGCACATCGCCGCCGAGAAGCTGCTGATGGCGCTGGCGCGGCCCTGCGTGATCGAGGGCTACCGGCTCGATGTCGGCGGCAGCATCGGCATCGCGCTCTACCCGGAGCACGCGGGCGACGCGGTGAACCTGATGCGCTACGCCGACATCGCCATGTACGCGGCCAAGCGCAGCGGCGCCGGCATGGCCCTCTACAGCCCGGATGTAGACTGGCATAGTCCCGGCCGCCTCGCCCTGCTCAGCGAGCTGCGCCACGCCATCGTCGCCAACGAGCTGCTGCTGCACTACCAGCCCGTGGTGCGCTTCGCCACCGGCCATACGACCCGGGTGGAGGCGCTGGTGCGCTGGCAGCACCCGCGTTACAACCTGCTCACCCCCGACCAGTTCGTGCCGCTGGCCGAGCGCACCGGGCTGATCAATGACCTCACGCGCTGGGTGCTGACGGCCGGCATCGGGCAGTGCGCCGCCTGGCGACGGCAGGGGCTGAACACCGGCCTGGCCGTCAATCTCTCGGCGCGCAACCTGCACGACCCGGACCTGCCGCAACTGATCGACGCCCTGCTGCGCGAGCACGGCCTGCCAGCCGCCAGCCTGAAGCTGGAGCTGACGGAAAGCAGCATCATGGCCGATCCCGACGCGGCGCTGATCGTGCTGCAGCACCTGCGCGGCACGGGCGTGCGCATCGCGATCGACGACTTCGGCACCGGCTACTCTTCGCTCGCCTACCTGCACCGGCTGCCGGTCGATGAGATCAAGATCGACAAGTCGTTCGTGCTGGATATGGCGACGAACGAGAACGACGCGGTGATCGTGCGCTCGGCGATCGAGCTGGCGCACGCGCTGGGTCTGCAGGTGGTGGCCGAAGGCGTGGAAGACGCCGAGACCTGGGCGCGGTTGGCCAGGCTCGGCTGCGACGCGGGCCAGGCCTACTATGTGGCGCCGCCGATGCCGGCGGAGGAGATGAGCCGCTGGCTGGGGCAGCCCGGCCGCCTCGCTCCTGCTGCCGCCGAGGCGTAG
- a CDS encoding DUF1330 domain-containing protein, translating into MSVYCVAEVDVTDVEGFAPYSTAVPATIAQYGGRYLARGGRVESHEGGWQPKRLVIVEFPSMEQALAWYNSAEYRDLKAIRQRCAETKFVIVEGVS; encoded by the coding sequence GTGTCGGTGTACTGTGTTGCCGAAGTCGACGTGACCGATGTCGAAGGGTTTGCTCCGTATAGTACGGCTGTCCCGGCGACGATCGCCCAGTACGGCGGCCGCTACCTGGCGCGTGGCGGTCGTGTCGAGTCGCACGAAGGCGGCTGGCAGCCGAAGCGGCTGGTGATCGTCGAGTTCCCGAGCATGGAACAGGCGCTCGCCTGGTACAACTCCGCGGAGTACCGCGATCTCAAAGCGATCCGCCAGCGCTGCGCGGAGACGAAGTTCGTGATCGTCGAGGGCGTGAGCTGA
- a CDS encoding HAD family hydrolase has product MNESGPIRAVLFDFGGTLCTFGTLEAAARATCAEVAGWFGVAAEAMFEAVRAGIGGALREYAPRPFYLHRELFAQGYRAGFSALGLAFDEEQVTRAVAAFDARQAAGFALREGAIETLAQLRRRGLRLGIVSNQDEAQLAAWVMLGGLEAHVDFVLSSEAARSCKPDAGIFRAALRLAGCAPAEALFVGDTPDLDIAGAHAAGLRAVLLRPAEALNLPYPRGPAQPEQIIATLPEVIALISSDARGDAPTRDRPARSRGARPAGPGTRAASRE; this is encoded by the coding sequence GTGAACGAGAGCGGCCCGATCAGGGCGGTGTTGTTCGACTTCGGCGGCACGCTCTGCACCTTCGGCACGCTGGAGGCGGCGGCGCGGGCCACTTGCGCCGAGGTCGCCGGCTGGTTCGGCGTCGCGGCCGAGGCGATGTTCGAGGCCGTGCGCGCCGGCATCGGAGGGGCCCTCCGCGAGTACGCGCCGCGGCCCTTCTATCTGCACCGCGAGCTGTTTGCCCAGGGCTACCGCGCCGGCTTCTCGGCGCTGGGTCTCGCTTTCGACGAGGAACAGGTGACGCGGGCCGTGGCCGCGTTCGATGCGCGGCAGGCGGCCGGCTTCGCCCTGCGCGAAGGGGCGATCGAGACGCTGGCGCAGCTGCGCCGGCGTGGATTGCGCCTGGGCATCGTCAGCAACCAGGACGAGGCGCAGCTCGCCGCGTGGGTGATGCTCGGCGGGCTGGAGGCGCACGTGGACTTCGTGCTGAGCAGCGAGGCGGCGCGCTCCTGCAAGCCGGATGCGGGCATCTTCCGCGCGGCGCTGCGCCTCGCCGGCTGCGCGCCGGCCGAGGCGCTGTTTGTGGGCGACACGCCCGACCTCGACATCGCCGGCGCCCACGCCGCCGGGCTGCGTGCCGTGCTGCTGCGCCCCGCCGAAGCGCTGAACCTGCCCTACCCGCGCGGCCCCGCCCAGCCGGAGCAGATCATCGCCACGCTGCCGGAGGTGATCGCCCTCATATCCTCCGACGCCCGCGGGGACGCTCCAACCCGGGATCGCCCCGCTCGCTCGCGCGGCGCGCGGCCTGCTGGGCCGGGGACCAGGGCAGCGTCTCGGGAGTAA
- a CDS encoding TIGR03618 family F420-dependent PPOX class oxidoreductase — MARMKPDVLAAFLQRPIIAVLCTLRRDGRPYQFPVWFLWRDEAFWLSGTYPRVWCKHIFTDPRVSLCIEEREPETRYVAVDCSAAPVEAKDTDIWPISRLLAEKYVGAAGGSVEAFLANMRREPRLLFRLTPETWRAIDLTVYTGSRGDLAFMREHDSRKATVKSTRRSRNRAGGMRGLAP, encoded by the coding sequence ATGGCGCGCATGAAGCCCGACGTGCTCGCGGCGTTCCTCCAGCGGCCGATCATCGCCGTGCTTTGCACGCTGCGGCGTGACGGCCGGCCCTACCAGTTTCCCGTCTGGTTCCTCTGGCGGGATGAAGCCTTCTGGCTCAGCGGCACCTATCCGCGCGTCTGGTGCAAGCACATCTTCACGGATCCGCGCGTCTCGCTCTGCATCGAGGAGCGCGAGCCGGAGACGCGCTACGTCGCCGTCGACTGCAGCGCCGCGCCGGTCGAGGCGAAGGACACGGATATCTGGCCGATCTCGCGCCTGCTGGCCGAAAAATACGTCGGCGCCGCCGGCGGCAGTGTGGAAGCGTTCCTGGCGAACATGCGCCGCGAGCCGCGCCTGCTCTTTCGCCTCACCCCCGAGACCTGGCGGGCGATCGACCTCACGGTCTACACCGGCTCGCGCGGCGACCTCGCGTTTATGAGGGAGCACGATTCAAGGAAGGCGACAGTCAAATCAACGCGGCGAAGCCGCAATCGTGCTGGGGGTATGAGGGGGCTTGCCCCCTGA
- a CDS encoding DinB family protein, whose translation MNPDEIAALLAGLRETPQRLAALAGAQREEAWRRPRLAGGWSAAETLAHVRAADAIIAPRLMYIAVREEPFLAAFDDRDWMEVADYVRLPVAALVRGFVARREELLHALAWLPEQAWSRTGIHEARGPQTLHEIAAGIVAHEHEHLDQIETALAGPA comes from the coding sequence ATGAACCCGGACGAGATCGCCGCGCTGCTCGCGGGGCTGCGTGAGACACCACAACGGCTGGCGGCGCTGGCAGGGGCGCAGCGGGAAGAGGCATGGCGGAGGCCGCGTCTCGCCGGCGGCTGGTCGGCGGCGGAGACGCTGGCGCACGTGCGCGCCGCCGACGCGATCATCGCGCCGCGGCTGATGTACATCGCCGTGCGCGAGGAGCCGTTTCTCGCCGCCTTCGACGACCGCGACTGGATGGAGGTTGCCGACTACGTGCGGCTGCCGGTGGCGGCGCTCGTGCGGGGCTTCGTCGCCCGGCGGGAGGAGCTGCTGCACGCGCTGGCATGGCTGCCGGAGCAGGCCTGGAGCCGAACCGGCATTCACGAGGCGCGCGGGCCGCAGACGCTGCACGAGATCGCCGCCGGCATCGTCGCGCACGAACATGAGCACCTCGATCAGATCGAGACGGCGCTGGCCGGCCCTGCCTGA
- a CDS encoding proline--tRNA ligase, with protein sequence MRLSRLFGKTLRRPPAEAESANHQLLLRAGLVQQTAAGIYSFLPLGYRALRRIEQIVREEMDAAGGQELHLPVLSPAELWEESGRLAEMGGILMTLQDRRERTLVLGPTHEEVITDLVRRHVQSYRDLPQRLYQIQTKFRDEARPRGGLLRGREFVMKDLYSFDPDWEGLDASYAAMLAAYTAIFARCGVPAVPVLADSGAIGGKESQEFLYLCEAGEDEALICPNGDYAANAEKAAFRKPPLAAEAPRPLEQIATPGQKTIEDLMAFLGIPATRTLKAVFMEADDAPVFVAIRGDMQVNTVKLANALHAAELAPMDEAAVRRYELVAGSAGPVGLAGMRIVADEALLASPNLVTGANKPDLHLQNVNYGRDWQAEIVADIALARAGDACPVCGAGFALRRGLELGHIFKLGTRYSERMNARFLDERGEQQPCIMGCYGIGITRLLAAAIEANHDERGIVWPAAIAPYAAHIVALNVDRQEVRQAAERLDADLRLAGVEALLDDRVEAAGVKFNDADLLGMPLRLTVSPRNLANGAVEIRRRAGGETELAPLDAAVTRVKALALTPVPLSQSWARGDGRSTTRPASG encoded by the coding sequence ATGCGCCTGTCACGGCTCTTCGGCAAGACGCTGCGCCGGCCGCCGGCCGAGGCCGAAAGCGCCAATCATCAGTTGCTGCTGCGCGCCGGCCTGGTGCAGCAGACGGCGGCCGGCATCTACAGCTTTCTGCCGCTCGGCTACCGCGCCCTGCGCCGGATCGAGCAGATCGTGCGCGAGGAGATGGACGCCGCCGGCGGCCAGGAGCTGCACCTGCCCGTGCTCAGCCCGGCCGAGCTGTGGGAGGAGAGCGGCCGGCTCGCCGAGATGGGCGGCATCCTGATGACGCTGCAGGACCGGCGCGAGCGCACGCTGGTGCTCGGCCCCACGCACGAAGAGGTGATCACCGATTTGGTGCGGCGCCACGTGCAGAGCTACCGCGACCTGCCGCAGCGGCTCTACCAGATCCAGACGAAGTTCCGCGACGAGGCGCGCCCCCGCGGCGGCCTGCTGCGCGGGCGCGAGTTCGTGATGAAGGATCTCTACAGCTTCGATCCGGACTGGGAGGGACTGGACGCGAGCTACGCGGCGATGCTGGCGGCCTACACGGCGATCTTCGCGCGCTGCGGCGTGCCGGCCGTGCCCGTGCTGGCCGACTCGGGCGCGATCGGCGGCAAGGAGTCGCAGGAGTTTCTCTATCTCTGCGAGGCCGGCGAGGACGAGGCGCTGATCTGCCCCAACGGCGACTACGCCGCCAACGCGGAGAAGGCGGCATTCCGCAAGCCGCCGCTCGCCGCCGAGGCGCCGCGGCCGCTGGAGCAGATCGCCACGCCCGGACAGAAGACGATCGAAGACCTTATGGCGTTTCTCGGCATTCCCGCCACGCGCACGCTGAAGGCGGTGTTCATGGAAGCCGACGACGCGCCCGTGTTCGTCGCCATCCGCGGCGACATGCAGGTGAACACGGTGAAGCTCGCCAACGCGCTGCACGCGGCCGAGCTGGCGCCGATGGACGAGGCGGCGGTGAGACGGTACGAACTGGTGGCCGGCTCGGCCGGGCCGGTGGGGCTGGCCGGCATGCGCATCGTCGCCGACGAGGCATTGCTCGCTTCGCCCAACCTCGTCACCGGCGCCAACAAGCCCGACCTGCACCTGCAAAACGTCAATTACGGCCGCGACTGGCAGGCGGAGATCGTCGCAGACATCGCGCTGGCCCGCGCGGGCGACGCCTGCCCCGTCTGCGGCGCCGGCTTCGCGCTGCGCCGCGGGCTGGAGCTGGGCCACATCTTCAAGCTGGGCACCCGCTACAGCGAACGCATGAACGCGCGCTTTCTGGACGAGCGCGGCGAGCAGCAGCCCTGCATCATGGGCTGCTACGGCATCGGCATCACGCGGCTGCTGGCGGCGGCGATCGAGGCGAACCACGACGAGCGCGGCATCGTCTGGCCGGCGGCCATCGCGCCCTACGCGGCGCACATCGTGGCGCTGAACGTGGACCGGCAGGAGGTGCGGCAGGCGGCCGAACGGCTCGACGCCGACCTGCGCCTGGCCGGCGTCGAGGCTCTGCTTGACGACCGCGTTGAGGCGGCCGGCGTGAAGTTCAACGACGCCGACCTGCTGGGCATGCCGCTGCGGCTCACCGTCAGCCCGCGCAATCTGGCGAACGGCGCGGTTGAGATCCGCCGCCGCGCCGGCGGTGAGACGGAGCTGGCGCCGCTGGACGCGGCGGTGACGCGGGTGAAGGCGCTTGCCCTCACCCCCGTCCCCCTCTCCCAATCCTGGGCGAGGGGCGATGGGCGCAGCACGACGCGGCCGGCGTCAGGTTAA
- a CDS encoding histidine phosphatase family protein: MGRTPFSQRRQRWPEYYKNPSPLLDYAPFGGEGPNAFYERVTEAFVEHVWDRHRDEKTNVVVVCHGETINAILLHLLGIPFAGWMSFSIDHTSVSWVDVRMGRPRIRFVNDTSHLGDLSRGHRGMRGGEAPRYDQHV; the protein is encoded by the coding sequence CTGGGCCGCACGCCGTTCTCGCAGCGCAGGCAGCGCTGGCCCGAGTACTACAAGAATCCCAGCCCGCTGCTCGACTACGCGCCCTTCGGCGGCGAGGGCCCGAACGCCTTCTACGAGCGCGTGACCGAGGCCTTCGTCGAGCACGTCTGGGACCGGCACCGCGACGAGAAGACCAACGTCGTCGTCGTTTGCCACGGCGAAACGATCAACGCGATCCTGCTGCACCTGCTGGGCATCCCCTTCGCCGGCTGGATGTCGTTCTCGATCGATCACACCTCGGTCTCGTGGGTGGACGTGCGCATGGGCCGGCCGCGCATCCGCTTCGTCAACGACACCTCGCACCTGGGCGATCTGAGCCGTGGCCACCGCGGCATGCGCGGCGGCGAAGCGCCCCGCTACGACCAGCACGTCTGA